In Caproicibacterium amylolyticum, a genomic segment contains:
- a CDS encoding type Z 30S ribosomal protein S14: MAKTSMKVKQRRPAKYSSREYNRCKICGRPHGYLRKFGICRICFRELAYKGEIPGVRKASW; the protein is encoded by the coding sequence GTGGCAAAAACATCTATGAAAGTTAAGCAGCGCCGCCCTGCGAAGTACTCTTCCCGTGAGTACAACCGCTGCAAGATCTGCGGCCGGCCGCATGGCTACCTTCGTAAGTTCGGCATTTGCCGCATTTGCTTCCGTGAGCTCGCCTACAAAGGCGAAATCCCGGGCGTAAGAAAGGCAAGCTGGTAA
- the rplE gene encoding 50S ribosomal protein L5 — MARLKDYYKSEVAPALMKKFSYKSVMQIPKLDKIVINVGAGEAKENAKIIDSITTDLMAITGQKPAVCKAKKSVANFKLREGMNIGVKVTLRGSHMYEFLDRFFNVALPRVRDFRGINPNSFDGRGNYNLGIKEQLIFPEIEFDKIDKVRGMDICFVTTAQNDEEARELLTLMGAPFEK, encoded by the coding sequence ATGGCTAGACTGAAAGATTACTACAAGAGCGAGGTCGCGCCCGCCCTCATGAAGAAATTCTCTTACAAGAGCGTAATGCAGATTCCGAAGCTCGACAAGATTGTCATTAATGTTGGCGCTGGCGAAGCAAAGGAAAATGCCAAGATCATTGATTCCATTACCACTGATCTGATGGCAATTACCGGCCAGAAGCCGGCAGTCTGCAAAGCAAAGAAGAGCGTTGCAAACTTTAAGCTGCGCGAAGGCATGAACATCGGCGTGAAGGTTACCCTGCGCGGCAGCCACATGTACGAGTTTCTGGATCGCTTCTTCAACGTAGCACTGCCCCGCGTGCGCGACTTCCGCGGAATCAACCCCAACTCTTTTGACGGCCGCGGTAATTATAACCTCGGCATCAAAGAGCAGCTGATTTTCCCGGAAATCGAGTTCGATAAAATTGACAAAGTACGCGGCATGGACATCTGCTTCGTTACAACCGCGCAGAACGACGAGGAAGCCCGCGAGCTGCTAACGCTCATGGGCGCCCCGTTTGAGAAATAA
- the rpsH gene encoding 30S ribosomal protein S8: MQITDTIADLLTRIRNASSAKHATVEIPASNMKKAICQILKDEGYVKNFTVANDGKQGVIKVELKYTEDHSSVITGLKRVSKPGLRIYSSAEELPRVMKGLGVAIISTSHGVMTDRVARKANIGGEVLAFIW, translated from the coding sequence ATGCAGATTACAGATACAATTGCAGACCTGCTTACCCGCATCCGCAACGCGAGTTCCGCAAAACATGCTACTGTGGAGATTCCCGCTTCTAACATGAAGAAGGCGATCTGCCAGATCCTGAAGGATGAAGGCTATGTTAAGAACTTTACTGTTGCGAACGACGGCAAACAGGGTGTCATTAAGGTAGAACTGAAGTATACAGAGGACCACAGCTCAGTTATTACTGGTCTGAAGCGCGTCAGCAAGCCCGGCCTGCGCATTTATTCCAGCGCAGAAGAGCTGCCCCGCGTAATGAAGGGCCTGGGTGTGGCTATTATCAGCACAAGCCATGGCGTTATGACCGACCGTGTAGCCCGCAAGGCTAACATCGGCGGCGAAGTCCTCGCATTTATTTGGTAA